A window from Pseudomonadota bacterium encodes these proteins:
- a CDS encoding chemotaxis protein translates to MTFYRDIEKFLSETFGFDPESIGRKNIADAVNSRMRTSVVHDMNHYLEMLKSHPEELEKLVEQVVVPETWFFRDRESFNFLKKHIEKTGHSSYPVKTLRILSVPCSTGEEPYSIAMALLEAGLSPERFHIDAVDISHKAIGIAKRAVYGKGSFRGENRDYQYRYFTPVEEGFKLDRAVAGLVHFYRDNFVQPYALRNHESYQGVFCKNLLIYLTDDARKKVFANLDRLLVPEGVVFTGHSEMMSFLQYGYNPVKHSRSFACRKADNTEKTESGTSIPALPTVTASTVTASPAKMGHGSPTHRHREETAPDAVLTRVRTLADRGKLKEALKLCEQFLKEHSDNKEAYYLMGLINLALDSFVRAEDFFQKALYLDPCYYEALLHMSLLYEKRDDQARASIIRERIKRFQEKD, encoded by the coding sequence ATGACTTTTTACCGTGACATTGAAAAATTCCTGTCGGAAACATTCGGGTTTGACCCTGAATCCATAGGAAGGAAGAATATTGCAGATGCAGTAAATTCGCGAATGCGCACATCCGTGGTGCATGATATGAATCATTATCTGGAGATGCTTAAATCTCACCCTGAAGAGCTCGAAAAACTGGTTGAGCAGGTAGTTGTTCCTGAGACGTGGTTTTTTCGCGACAGGGAATCCTTCAACTTCTTAAAGAAGCATATAGAAAAAACAGGACACTCTTCATATCCGGTAAAAACGCTCAGGATTCTTTCTGTGCCATGTTCTACAGGAGAAGAGCCTTATTCGATAGCAATGGCTTTGCTGGAAGCCGGATTATCACCGGAACGTTTTCACATCGATGCGGTAGATATCAGTCATAAGGCAATCGGGATTGCTAAGCGGGCCGTTTACGGAAAAGGATCTTTCCGGGGGGAAAACAGGGACTATCAGTACCGTTATTTTACACCTGTGGAAGAAGGGTTTAAGCTGGACCGGGCTGTAGCAGGATTGGTACATTTTTACCGGGATAATTTCGTACAACCTTATGCCCTCCGGAACCATGAATCGTATCAGGGTGTTTTTTGCAAGAATCTCCTTATATACCTTACCGACGATGCAAGAAAGAAGGTATTTGCCAACCTTGACCGTCTACTCGTTCCGGAAGGTGTTGTTTTTACCGGACATTCTGAAATGATGTCTTTTTTACAGTACGGATACAACCCGGTTAAACATTCAAGGTCATTTGCATGCAGGAAAGCTGACAATACTGAGAAAACCGAATCCGGCACGTCTATCCCGGCTTTACCTACTGTCACTGCATCTACTGTCACTGCGAGCCCTGCTAAAATGGGACATGGCAGCCCCACTCACCGTCATCGCGAGGAGACTGCCCCTGATGCTGTTCTGACCCGGGTGCGTACCCTTGCAGACAGAGGTAAACTCAAGGAAGCCTTAAAGTTGTGCGAACAGTTCCTGAAAGAGCACAGCGATAATAAGGAGGCGTATTATCTGATGGGTCTTATTAATCTGGCATTAGACTCCTTTGTCAGGGCTGAAGATTTTTTCCAGAAAGCCCTGTACTTAGACCCCTGTTATTACGAGGCGTTATTGCATATGAGCCTTTTATATGAAAAGAGAGATGATCAGGCAAGGGCTTCGATCATCAGAGAACGGATAAAAAGGTTTCAGGAAAAGGATTGA
- a CDS encoding chemotaxis protein CheW, with amino-acid sequence MLFLVFEIGDERYCLEVSRIIEITPMVIFKKIPHAPAYVSGLFNYRGTIVPVIDLSILIAGKPSRPLFSTRIILVDYVSEDKTHHILGLLAERATETISCREEDFQPSGIEVDEAQYLGDVIFDEMGMIQRVRIEKLPPENIRDYQQGYEFVALKENNDFLP; translated from the coding sequence ATGCTTTTTCTTGTTTTTGAGATAGGAGATGAACGGTATTGTTTGGAAGTCTCCCGTATTATCGAAATTACACCCATGGTTATTTTCAAAAAAATCCCCCATGCCCCCGCATATGTCTCGGGACTATTCAATTACAGGGGAACTATAGTACCTGTTATTGACCTCTCAATCCTGATTGCCGGGAAGCCTTCCAGGCCTCTTTTCAGCACTCGTATTATATTGGTTGACTATGTGAGTGAGGACAAAACCCACCATATCCTCGGTCTTTTAGCCGAGAGGGCTACAGAGACAATTTCATGCAGGGAGGAGGACTTTCAGCCTTCCGGGATAGAGGTTGATGAGGCTCAATACCTTGGTGACGTCATCTTCGATGAGATGGGTATGATTCAGAGGGTAAGGATAGAAAAGCTGCCTCCGGAAAACATACGGGATTATCAACAGGGATATGAATTCGTTGCACTTAAGGAAAACAATGACTTTTTACCGTGA